Within Winogradskyella helgolandensis, the genomic segment GCATCACAGTTCTATTTTCTTGTAAAAGTAAAAAATATGTGTTTGAAGAAACTCCAGATAAATCAGATTTTATAACTGTAAAAGGCACTCAATTTCAAAAAGGGGATCAACCCTATTATTTTATTGGAGCTAATTATTGGTATGGTCCATTAATAGGGGCTAAAAAAAGTGGAGATCGTGAACGCCTTATCAAAGAATTAGACTTAATGAAATCTGTTGGGATTGATAACTTACGGATTTTAGTTGGAGCTGAAGGAGATGGTGGAGATTCAAGAGTGTATCCGGCTTTACAACCAGAACAAGGGGTTTACAATGACGATTTGTTAGATGGTTTAGATTTTTTATTGGCCGAAATGCGACAGCGAAACATGTATGCTGTGCTCTACTTAAACAACAATTGGATCTGGTCTGGTGGCATGTCTGAATATTTAAAATGGAATGGTTACGGTGATGTTCCTAACCCATTTCTAGAAGCCTATTCTTGGAATGACTACATGAATTACACGAAACAATTTCATAGCTGTGAGCCTTGTAAAGATGCTTTTTACAAACATATTAAACACATTATTGGTCGTACAAATTCTTATACCAATATTAAATACACAGACGACCCTTCTATTATGTCGTGGCAAGTGGCAAATGAGCCTAGAGTTTTAATGACTCCAGACCATGAAGACGCTTTTGCAGGTTGGTTAAATGAAACCGTAAGGATTATTAAAGAATTAGCTCCGAATCAATTAATATCTACAGGAACCGAAGGAAAACATGGTTTTTTACAAGATATAGATATGTACCAAAGACTACATAAAAATAAGAATATCGATTATTTAACCATGCACATGTGGCCAAAAAATTGGGGTTGGTATGATATTAATAACGAAAAAGAATCTACACAAGTTTCCATAAACAATGCTAAAAATTACATGAATGAACACGTGGTCATTGCTAACAAATTAAACAAACCTATTGTGATGTCAGAATTTGGCTTTCCACGAGAAAAAGAAAGTCTCTCACTTCACGCTTCCATAGAAAACAGAGATATATTTTACAAAGCTATTTTTCAAGAAATTGAAAATAGCAAACGAAATCAAAGTCCAATAGCTGGATTAAATTTTTGGGGTTTTGCTGGTTATGCTATTACGAATCCTAATAATGGAAAATGGAAACATGGTGATGATTTTACAGCAGATCCTCCACAAGAACCACAAGGTTTAAATTCTGTTTTTGCATCGGATATTTCAACATTAGAATTAATTAAGACATTTAATTTACTATTAACTAAATATCCAACACGTTAAAAGTTCAACAAAAAGATTCACTTATGAAAGCCACTATTTTCAGCATTTTGTTTTGCATTCCCTTTCTTATCAGTTCGCAAACACAATCAAAATATATTGTAGTGGATCAATTTGGTTATCGACCAACATCAGAAAAAATCGCGATTCTTAGAGATCCAATATCTGGTTTTGATGCGTCAGAATCTTTTGCTCCTAGTTATGCTTATGCTATTGTTGATGCCACTACAAATACCCAAGTTTACTTAGGACATACAGTTCCTTATAATTCTGGAATGGAAGATCCTTCTTCCGGAGACCGTGTGTGGTGGTTTGATTTTTCAGCATTTGAAACTCCTGGCACTTATTATATTCTAGATATTAATCAAAATTTAAAATCGTACGACTTTGTTATTGCCGAAGACATTTATAACGACATTCTAAAACACGCTGTTCGCACGTTTTATTACCAAAGAGCAGGTTACGCCAAAGAGGCCACTTATGCAGGAAGCAATTGGGCAGATGGAGCTAGTCATTTAGGACCTTTGCAAGATACACAAGCAAGACGTTGGGATTCACCAAACGATGCTTCTACAGAAAAAGACCTTAGCGGAGGCTGGTATGATGCAGGAGACTATAATAAGTACACAACATGGACAGCGAACTATATTGTAGATTTATTAAAAGCCTACATAGAAAAACCGGATGTTTGGACAGATGATTATAACTTACCATATTCTGGAAATGGTATTCCTGATCTTATTGATGAAATAAAATGGGGAATGGATCATCTATTGCGTCTTCAAGAATCGGATGGTTCTATGATCAGTATTGTAGATTTATCACATGCCTCACCTCCATCTTCAGCAACTGGACAAAGTTTATATGGTGCTGTGAATACATCTTCTACTTTGGCATCAGCTGGTGCTTTTGCTCTAGGATCTAAAGTTTTTGATGTTTTAGGTGAATCCGATTACGCTTCAACATTAGAACAAAGTGCTATTGATGCATGGAATTGGGCATATGAAAATCCGAATGTGATTTGGGAGAACAATAGTGTTGCTTATAATTCTTTAGATATTGGCGCAGGACAACAAGAAACAAACGATGATGGTCGTTTTGCTTTTAAAATGAGAGCAGCTATACATTTATACGATATCACATTAGATTCTAACTACAGAACTTTCATTGATAATAATTATCAAAATTCACATTTGATACTTTGGAATTATGCCTATCCTTTTGAGCAGACAGATCAAGAAACCTTATTGTATTACACATCAATTCCTTCGGCAACACCTGAAGTTGTAACAGCAATTAACTCCACTTATGAAAATGCCATGAACACCGCAGCTAATTTTGGAGCACTAACCAATGAAACAGATCCTTATCTCGCTCATCTTACCGATTATGTTTGGGGCAGTAATGGCACCAAATCTCGAAAAGGTTTAATGTTTATGGATTACATTAATTACGATATTAATAGCGCAAATAATATAGATGCTTTTAGAGCCGCAGAACGCTACATTCATTATCTCCATGGTGTAAATCCCTTAAACTTCTGCTATTTATCAAACATGTATGATTACGGAGGAGACCATGGTGTTAATGAATTTTACCACACTTGGTTTAGTGACGGAACGGATTGGGACAACGCTCAAAATGATGTATACGGTCCAGCTCCTGGTTATGTTGTTGGTGGTGCGAATCCATTTTACGATTGGGATGGTTGCTGCCCTTCGGGTTGCGGAAGTCAAACTTGTGATGCGAATCAAGTAGCTAGAATCAATGGACAACCGAAACAAAAAGCTTATGATGATTTTAATACGACTTGGCCAATGAATTCATGGGAAGTCACTGAAAACAGTAATAATTATCAGGTGGCTTACATTCGATTGTTATCTAAATTTATTGGGTTACAAGAACCTCTTTCGATTAATGACGTCGCTCATAATTCAAACATCTCTTTACACCCTAATCCATTTAAAAATGAATTTACAATCACGACGAAAGAACCAGCGTCCTATCAAATTTATGATTTAACAGGACGCTCCATTTCTAAAGGACGTTTTGAAAGCTCTTGTTCTATTGGCAAAAGCATCAAAACGTCAGGTATTTACTTTGTAAAAGTAAGTTTGACGAATTCTAGCAAAACGTTTAAATTGATTAAAAATTAATTTATTCAAGTACAAAATCGGTTTCTAATACGGATATAGAACTTCCACCTACAAAGACTTTAAAATCTCCTGGTTCAATAATAAAATCACCATTATTGTCATAGAATCCAAGCGTTTCTTTATTTAATGTGAAGCTAATCGTTTTGGTTTCACCAGCTTTAATTTCAACCAATTCAAATCCTTTGAGCTCTTTAACAGGACGTGTCACACTACCAACTAAATCTCTAATGTATAATTGAACGACTTCTTTTCCATCTAATTCACCAGTATTAGTGATATTAACACTCACTTTCACATCATCTTCTAAAGCGAAAGTATTACCGTTAAGTTCTAAATCCGAATAGCTAAAATTCGTATAACTTAAACCATGTCCAAAAGGATATAGTGGAGTTTTTTTAACATCAGAATAGTGTGACCAAAACACGTTATCATCCTTATCTACTGGACGGCCTGTGTTTTTAAAATTATAATAAATTGGCACCTGACCAACATTACGAGGAAAGGTCATTGGTAATTTTCCGCTAGGATTATAGTCACCATATAACACTTGAGCCACAGCGTTTCCGGTTTGCGTTCCTAATTGCCATGCTTCCACAATTGTTGGAATATGTTCGTCTGCCCAAGAAATTGCTAAAGGACGACCGTTATTTAAAACCAAAACGATGTTTGGATTAACTTCATATACCGCTTCCAATAATTCTTGCTGAACTCCTGGTAATTGCAAATCTGTACGACTTCGTCCTTCTCCACTTTGAAATCCATATTCACCTAAAACCATCACCACAACATCCACGGTTTTTGCAACCGCAATAGCCTCAGCAAAACCACTAGTATCCGTTGTATTAAATTGAATTTCTTGTAGAAACGTCGTTTTTTCAGTAGCCACCTCAGCACCTCTCACATAAGTTAATGTGTTGCCAGTGTACGCCTGCATTCCTTCTAACACAGACACTCCGGTTTCATCGTCTGAAGCGATTCTCCAACTTCCTAATGGACTAGACTTATCATTTGCTAAATCACCCATTAAAGCAATTTTTTGACCTTCCTTTTTTAATGGTAACAATTGATTGTCGTTCTTTAATAACACAATTGATTTCTTCGCCATATCCAAAACAGCTTCGTGATGTGCTGGATTTCCTATAGTTTCCTTCTCTCTTGCTTCATCACAATATCTGTAAGGATCTTCAAATAAACCTAACTCAAACTTCACCCGTAAAATACGTCTGACAGCATCATCAATTATAGCTTCTTCAACGACTCCATCTTTAACAAGCTGTGCTAATTCCTGGACATAAACATTACCTTCCATATCCATATCAGAACCCGCAATTGCTGCAATTTTAGCTGCTTCTCGCTTGTCTTTAGCATGTCCCCAACTTATCATTTCAAAAATTGAAGCCCAATCTGATATTACAAAGCCTTCAAAACCCCATTTACCTTTTAAAATATCGCGTTGCAAATAGGAACTTCCGGTTACTGGTACTCCATTTAATTCATTAAATGAATTCATCAAAGTACTTACACCTGCATCTACAGCCGCTTTAAAAGGCGGTAAAACCACATTGTGAAGTGTTGACGTTCCAATATCTACCGTATTGTATTCTTTACCAGCTTCTGCAAATCCGTATGCTGCAAAATGTTTTGCACAAGCTGCAATAGTATTTGTTGCAGACAAATCATCTCCTTGAAATCCATGCACCCTAGCCACAGCTATTTTACTGCCTAAAAATGGGTCTTCTCCTGCTCCTTCCATAACGCGTCCCCAACGTGCATCTCTTCCAATATCTACCATTGGTCCAAATGTCCAATTTATACCAGATGCAGCAGCTTCTGCAGCTGCTACACTTGCAGATTTTTTTATAGCTTCCAAATCCCAACTTGCCGCTTCAGCTAATGGAATTGGACTCAACGTTTTATAACCATGAATAACATCAAAACCAATAATCAATGGAATTCCCAATCGGGTTTCTTCGACAGCTATTTTTTGTACAGCTCTAACTTCTTTTACACCTCTAACGGACAACATGGATCCGACCCAACCTTTACGTAAATGTGCATATTTTTGTTCGGCACTACCACCTTCTGGAGCAGGACCAGTAACATCCCAAAAACCATTATATTGATTCATTTGACCTACCTTTTCTTCGATAGTCATGATTTTTAATAGTGAATCTATTTTATTTTCTATAGTTGTATTTTTAGTCATCTTCGTATTGTTTTGAGCTTTACAATTTGTGAATACAAATAGTGTTAAAGCAAAAATTATAATGTGTCTTGTAGTGTTCATGGTTTTAAATTTATTTTTCAGTAGTAAAACTAGATGCTGGTAATCCGGCACTATTAAACACATTAGACTGTAATGCATTTCCCCATGCAAATCTTACTTTTCGAGGTTGCTTCACGTTGGTAGAATATACTATTATTGTCTTATCTTTTAATCGTGTATTAGCTAAATAAAACACGTTATCTTCTCCTGCTATTTCAAATAAAGACGTTTTATCTTTTATAGTAAGGCCATCTGCGTTTTTAAAATAAACGACAGCAACTTCCTTATTAAACGTGACTTGTTCTAGTTCTGGAAATTCCACAAGATTACTGATTACTTTATAATGCTTTTTCATTGCTATATTTGCCAATCTTTGTCCTACAGATTTTTTATTTTTTGGATGAATATCATCTATTGGTGAAATATCAGAAATAACAACCATTTCTGTATGCTCTAATCTATTGGCTACCTTACGTTGCGCATCTCTAATTATAACACCACCAAAATGTTTGTGGCCATCATCATAAGGTGCTATTTGAACTACATAGAATGGAAAGTTATCTTGCCATAAATCTCTCCAAGAGGTAATTAAAGCAGTCAATGTTTTATCATAAACTAAAGATCCTACGTTTGACTCTCCTTGATACCAAAGCGCACCAGCTAAATTATATCCAACAAGAGGCGCTATCATAGCATTAAATGCTTTTGCAGGTTTTGTAGGTCCCCAATCTTGCGGTTGAAGTTTACTTGCCGCTTCGGATATAATCTTATCGTTTTCAAAACTAGTTTTTGGCATCCATACTTCTGCAGGTGTGCCACCCCAAGACGAAATGATTAAGCCAACAGGTGTACTTTTAATATGTTCTTGTAGTTGTGTTGCAAAAAAATAGGCTACAGCACTATTGTTTTTCATTGTTTCTGAAGTACAAATTTCCCATTTTCCTATAATATGATCTTGTGGAGAATCTGAGGTAGATTTCTCTACCCTAAAAAATCGAATGGTGTTATGATTAGCTTTCGCTACTTCCTCATCACCATTCTCAATTCCCCAAGATGCAGTCATTTCCATATTTGATTGCCCAGAGCACAACCAAACTTCGCCTATTAAAACATCATTTATTATAATTTTATTATTACCAGAAATCGTGATAGTATAGCCAGAACCTGCTTTTGGTGTTTTAACATTCAGTTCCCATTTTACATGACTTGAAGTTGTAACTTCATATACTTCATTTGTCCAAGAAGGACTTATTTTCACAACTTCATTAGGGCTCGCCCAACCCCAAAACTTAACATCCTCATTTTGCTGTAAGACCATATGATCTGAGAATATAGCAGGAAGCATTACATCGGCTAACATAACATTAGACACGAATAACAGCATATATAAGATTGCTTTTTTCATTATGCTTTAGGATTGCTTTTTTGTAATACGTTTAAACGCTTTATATCGTTAATAATGATTTAAAAAATGGCTCTAACGCATTGGCCATGGTCTTTTGCTCTTCTGCACTTGGATGCGCATTACAACCGTTTGAATATATATGCTCAAACTGAAATAGTGCTATATCTTTATCACTTTGAGTTTTAAAATGTGTTTGAACTTGTTTTAAACAAGCCACTAATAGGCGCTGTTTCTCTCCGATGAACATTGGACTACTTAATAAAGCAACTTTAGTTTCGGGATAACGTTTGTAAATAGTTTCAACAAATTTTATATAATTATTAATGTATGTTTCAGCATTAAAAGGCAAACGTTCTTTAACACCATCTCCATCAGACAGGTCATTTGTACCTAAACAAATACTGACAACATCTGGTTTAAAATTTAAATTAAAGGGCTTTGAATTATCTTTGTTTAAATACAAATTACCATAAACATCAGGCATTATGGCTTCTTCGCTGTTTTCATCATTCCAATTGCGATACATTCCTATTCCAGAAACAGAACTAACTAAAAACCTTGCATTTAATTGCAAAGCTAATTGTGGACCATAAGCTAAATAGGCGTTATGTTGATCTTGATAGTCGCCTTCGTTACAAGGAATACCCGAATCATCACACAATGCTCCACAAGTTATAGAATCTCCGATAAACTCAATTTTAAATGATTTTTCTTCAACTGGCAATAAAGCTTCAGCATCTATGCCATGAAATATAATCTTATCCATATAAGCTTCGGTTGCTTTATAAATCCCTATTTTATTTTGTTCCGGATTGGGTAATTTTAAAGCTATTTGTTGAATGGAATCTCCTTCAATTGTATAACGATTATTATAAACATCGTTTACTGTAATCACGTAATAATTACGATTTGTAGATTCTGTTTGAAGGTATAAATTTATAGAGTCACCTTTGACATTAAATTCGACGGAAGCTGCAGACCCAATTAATCCTATGGCATCATCTGCTACAATTTCATGTCTTCCCGAATACTTAAATAAGTCGTTTGAAGTCTGAAATTTCAGCATCTCTAATTTTGCTTCTTCACAAGAAAATAACATAATTAAAATAATAAATGATAATCCAATTTTGAACATTTACATAAGATTGTATACACTGTAAAAATAGCGTAATCATCTTTTTTATACTAAGCATAAATTTTCAAATTGTAATACTATTTACTATAACAAAGCAGTAAATACTTTAGGAAATTTTGCTAAACCGCTGAACTGATTTATATTCGGATTTAAACTTACTCGGAGTTACATTTTTTGATTTTTTAAAAAATCTATTAAAATTGGCAATACTATTAAATCCGCAGGTATAAGCAATTTCACCGACAGACATGTCTGTTTCAATGAGTAGCTTTATAGCATGACCAATTCTTTTATCGTTCATATATTCTATAAACGTTTTTCCCGTGCGTTTTTTAATAAATCTATTGAAAGAACTCTGACTCATATTCACTAAAGTTGAGATTTCCTTCAGAGAGATTTTACGTGAATAGTTTTGCTTTATAAATTCCTGAACCTTTTTTATTCTATCACTATTATCGTACTCACTATCTCTTACGACATTGGATGATAATAACCTTTGACT encodes:
- a CDS encoding glycoside hydrolase 5 family protein — protein: MKNFKLIITSLCITVLFSCKSKKYVFEETPDKSDFITVKGTQFQKGDQPYYFIGANYWYGPLIGAKKSGDRERLIKELDLMKSVGIDNLRILVGAEGDGGDSRVYPALQPEQGVYNDDLLDGLDFLLAEMRQRNMYAVLYLNNNWIWSGGMSEYLKWNGYGDVPNPFLEAYSWNDYMNYTKQFHSCEPCKDAFYKHIKHIIGRTNSYTNIKYTDDPSIMSWQVANEPRVLMTPDHEDAFAGWLNETVRIIKELAPNQLISTGTEGKHGFLQDIDMYQRLHKNKNIDYLTMHMWPKNWGWYDINNEKESTQVSINNAKNYMNEHVVIANKLNKPIVMSEFGFPREKESLSLHASIENRDIFYKAIFQEIENSKRNQSPIAGLNFWGFAGYAITNPNNGKWKHGDDFTADPPQEPQGLNSVFASDISTLELIKTFNLLLTKYPTR
- a CDS encoding glycoside hydrolase family 9 protein, translating into MKATIFSILFCIPFLISSQTQSKYIVVDQFGYRPTSEKIAILRDPISGFDASESFAPSYAYAIVDATTNTQVYLGHTVPYNSGMEDPSSGDRVWWFDFSAFETPGTYYILDINQNLKSYDFVIAEDIYNDILKHAVRTFYYQRAGYAKEATYAGSNWADGASHLGPLQDTQARRWDSPNDASTEKDLSGGWYDAGDYNKYTTWTANYIVDLLKAYIEKPDVWTDDYNLPYSGNGIPDLIDEIKWGMDHLLRLQESDGSMISIVDLSHASPPSSATGQSLYGAVNTSSTLASAGAFALGSKVFDVLGESDYASTLEQSAIDAWNWAYENPNVIWENNSVAYNSLDIGAGQQETNDDGRFAFKMRAAIHLYDITLDSNYRTFIDNNYQNSHLILWNYAYPFEQTDQETLLYYTSIPSATPEVVTAINSTYENAMNTAANFGALTNETDPYLAHLTDYVWGSNGTKSRKGLMFMDYINYDINSANNIDAFRAAERYIHYLHGVNPLNFCYLSNMYDYGGDHGVNEFYHTWFSDGTDWDNAQNDVYGPAPGYVVGGANPFYDWDGCCPSGCGSQTCDANQVARINGQPKQKAYDDFNTTWPMNSWEVTENSNNYQVAYIRLLSKFIGLQEPLSINDVAHNSNISLHPNPFKNEFTITTKEPASYQIYDLTGRSISKGRFESSCSIGKSIKTSGIYFVKVSLTNSSKTFKLIKN
- the bglX gene encoding beta-glucosidase BglX; protein product: MNTTRHIIIFALTLFVFTNCKAQNNTKMTKNTTIENKIDSLLKIMTIEEKVGQMNQYNGFWDVTGPAPEGGSAEQKYAHLRKGWVGSMLSVRGVKEVRAVQKIAVEETRLGIPLIIGFDVIHGYKTLSPIPLAEAASWDLEAIKKSASVAAAEAAASGINWTFGPMVDIGRDARWGRVMEGAGEDPFLGSKIAVARVHGFQGDDLSATNTIAACAKHFAAYGFAEAGKEYNTVDIGTSTLHNVVLPPFKAAVDAGVSTLMNSFNELNGVPVTGSSYLQRDILKGKWGFEGFVISDWASIFEMISWGHAKDKREAAKIAAIAGSDMDMEGNVYVQELAQLVKDGVVEEAIIDDAVRRILRVKFELGLFEDPYRYCDEAREKETIGNPAHHEAVLDMAKKSIVLLKNDNQLLPLKKEGQKIALMGDLANDKSSPLGSWRIASDDETGVSVLEGMQAYTGNTLTYVRGAEVATEKTTFLQEIQFNTTDTSGFAEAIAVAKTVDVVVMVLGEYGFQSGEGRSRTDLQLPGVQQELLEAVYEVNPNIVLVLNNGRPLAISWADEHIPTIVEAWQLGTQTGNAVAQVLYGDYNPSGKLPMTFPRNVGQVPIYYNFKNTGRPVDKDDNVFWSHYSDVKKTPLYPFGHGLSYTNFSYSDLELNGNTFALEDDVKVSVNITNTGELDGKEVVQLYIRDLVGSVTRPVKELKGFELVEIKAGETKTISFTLNKETLGFYDNNGDFIIEPGDFKVFVGGSSISVLETDFVLE
- a CDS encoding sialate O-acetylesterase → MKKAILYMLLFVSNVMLADVMLPAIFSDHMVLQQNEDVKFWGWASPNEVVKISPSWTNEVYEVTTSSHVKWELNVKTPKAGSGYTITISGNNKIIINDVLIGEVWLCSGQSNMEMTASWGIENGDEEVAKANHNTIRFFRVEKSTSDSPQDHIIGKWEICTSETMKNNSAVAYFFATQLQEHIKSTPVGLIISSWGGTPAEVWMPKTSFENDKIISEAASKLQPQDWGPTKPAKAFNAMIAPLVGYNLAGALWYQGESNVGSLVYDKTLTALITSWRDLWQDNFPFYVVQIAPYDDGHKHFGGVIIRDAQRKVANRLEHTEMVVISDISPIDDIHPKNKKSVGQRLANIAMKKHYKVISNLVEFPELEQVTFNKEVAVVYFKNADGLTIKDKTSLFEIAGEDNVFYLANTRLKDKTIIVYSTNVKQPRKVRFAWGNALQSNVFNSAGLPASSFTTEK
- a CDS encoding SGNH/GDSL hydrolase family protein; translated protein: MFKIGLSFIILIMLFSCEEAKLEMLKFQTSNDLFKYSGRHEIVADDAIGLIGSAASVEFNVKGDSINLYLQTESTNRNYYVITVNDVYNNRYTIEGDSIQQIALKLPNPEQNKIGIYKATEAYMDKIIFHGIDAEALLPVEEKSFKIEFIGDSITCGALCDDSGIPCNEGDYQDQHNAYLAYGPQLALQLNARFLVSSVSGIGMYRNWNDENSEEAIMPDVYGNLYLNKDNSKPFNLNFKPDVVSICLGTNDLSDGDGVKERLPFNAETYINNYIKFVETIYKRYPETKVALLSSPMFIGEKQRLLVACLKQVQTHFKTQSDKDIALFQFEHIYSNGCNAHPSAEEQKTMANALEPFFKSLLTI